Within the Halorhabdus rudnickae genome, the region CTGGGACTTATTTCAATGCTCAGAGCGGTACGTCGCCACGGACGATATAGCGCTCGTTTTCGATGTCGTTCCCCCAGAAGACGGCGTCAGTCAATGGTTTCGAGACTACGTCTGCCAGCCCCCGGTCACGAAGGAACGCTTCCATCTGCTCCGCGAACGGGCCGTCATACAGCGGCAGGTCCTCGTGGATATCCGCGTATTCGTCCCAGGGCTCATCGAAGTCCCAGTGGCCTTCGACGAGTACGAGACGCCCGCCCGGGCGCAGGACGCGTATCCACTCCCGGATGGCCACAACGGGATTGGGCAGCGTCCAGACGAGATGCCGGGCCGTCACGACATCGAACGAATCGGCGGGGAACTCCAGGGATTCGGCGTCACCCTGCCGGAACTGGAGGGAAGCCTCGACTTCGGCGGCGTTGGCTCGGGCGCGGTCGATCATCTCGGAGGCATAATCGACGCCGGTAACGTCGTGGCCCAGTTCCGCCAGCAGTAGCGAGACGACGCCGGGGCCACAGCCGACATCGAGAACCTGCTTTGACTCGCCAGTCCACTCCCGCAGGACCGACACCCATGCGTCGTGCTGGGCCTCGCTGTGGATGGCGTGCTGGCTGTCGCTCTCGTAGGTTTCGGCGCGCCTGTTCCAATACTGTTCGACGAGTGCTTTGGGCTCGTCATCTGGCGAATCCATTAGGCGGACACCTCCCAGTGACCGTCTCTGTGAGCTGTTGGCCTGGATCGTTCCGGCGAAATCGGGGCTGTGTATGTTGTCGTGGGAACGTTCATTGGCTGTCCTCGATCGATACCGTCGCATTCTATCGAATTGGGCCGGACTGTATTGGTGTGGAACATTGGATGGGGTTCTGGGGGGTGATGTGCCATTGTGTTAATCTCGTCTGTGGGTCGTGTCGGGCAGCTATGCTGAGAGGCAATGTCGGAGACAGTTCCGAGACTGACAGCGATCACGCCTCAGGGAGTGTTATCGATTCGACCCCGTAGTCGCTCTCGGTAGGATGGGGCTGGTAGCCATCGAGACCTGCCGATGTCGCCACGACGTTCGTATAGTAGGTCAGCAAGGCCGTGGGTGCTTCCCGAAGCGTGATCGCCTGGACCTCGTCGTATTTTTGCTTGCGAGTCTCGTAGTCCATCGTCGCTCTGGCTGTCTCCAACAGTGTATCGACAGTCTGGTTTTCGTAGCCGTGTTCGAGCGTCGATTGCTCGGAATGATACATATCGCTCAGCCGTTCGGGATCGGGATACCACAGCATCGATAGCGACATCAGATAACAATCGAAGGCGTCCTGTTTGGTCTGTTCCATCATCGTCGCGTACTCGAAGACCGACAACTCGACGTCGATCCCGATCTCTCCGAGCTGGCTCTGGATGACCTCTCCCATGAGTGGCAAACGCGGGCGTTCATTGTATGCAAGAAGCTCGATCGACAGTTCTGTGCCGTCTCGCGTACGAACGTCTCCCTGGCTGTCGTTCGTCCAGCCAGCCTCCGATAGTAGCGTCCGGGCAGTCTCCGGATCGTAGGCATAGCCATCGAGGTCCGGGTTGTGCCAGCGCTCGACGGAGTCAGGGAACGGCCCGACGGCCGCTTTCCCGACGCCTTCGAGGACGGTCTCGACGATCGTGTTCGTATCGATGGCGTAGTTGATGGCCTGCCGGACGGGAATCTCGTCGAACGGTGTCGTTGTCGTATCGAACACCAGGAAGCGACATCGCGGGATCTGATAGGCCTCGACATCGATATCGGCGGCGGTTTCCAGTGGATCGACGTCGCTCAGCGACAGAATGCGAGCCATCTCTAGATCCCCGTTCTCTAATTTGAGTCGCCGCGTCTGGTCGTCGGTGATCGTTTCATACCGGACGGACTCGACGGCCGGGATCGCCCCGTAATACTCCTCGTTTCGGACAGCGTTGATGATTGTCGCTCCCTCCCAAGACTGCACTTTCAGTGGCCCGGTACCGATCACCGCCGAGACGTTGCCGTCCTCGTAGGCCGCCGGCGAGAGGATGGCTGTCTTGGGACGAGTGAGGTGGGCCGGCAGCGAGACCAGTGGACTCGCCGTTTCGACGGTCACCGTCAGGTGGTCGCTCGCACGAACGTCGTCGATCGGGATTTCGGCAAACGCCGGTGAGTTGACCGCACGTTGGAGTGACCTGACGACCGCATCGGCGTCCATCGTCGTTCCATCGTGGAAGGTAACTCCCTCTCGAAGTGAGAACTCCCAGTGGCGGGCCGAATCGTCGCTCGTCCAGTCAGTCGCCAGCTCTGGCACGGGCTCGATATCGTGGCTGACGCCGACCAGCGACTCAGTAAGGCCAAATCGCTGTAATATCAACCCCCCGTCGAGGGGATCGGGTTTCGGTTCCCACGTCGAGGCGATACGTAGCGTCTGTGACTCGTCTTCACCCGACGAGAGACAGCCAGCAACGGCGAGTGCCCCGCCTGCAGCTGCACCTTGCAACACTGTTCGTCGACTGATCGGCTGTGAGTTGGTTTCGTTTGCCATGTGTATCAATTGTCAGTAGTCGCACCGCTGTTCGATGTCTCGCTGTTCGCTCCCGGCGACTCTCCGCTGGTCGGCTGGTTTGACTGCTCGGTACTGGACTCGTGGGCCT harbors:
- a CDS encoding class I SAM-dependent methyltransferase: MDSPDDEPKALVEQYWNRRAETYESDSQHAIHSEAQHDAWVSVLREWTGESKQVLDVGCGPGVVSLLLAELGHDVTGVDYASEMIDRARANAAEVEASLQFRQGDAESLEFPADSFDVVTARHLVWTLPNPVVAIREWIRVLRPGGRLVLVEGHWDFDEPWDEYADIHEDLPLYDGPFAEQMEAFLRDRGLADVVSKPLTDAVFWGNDIENERYIVRGDVPL
- a CDS encoding ABC transporter substrate-binding protein, whose translation is MANETNSQPISRRTVLQGAAAGGALAVAGCLSSGEDESQTLRIASTWEPKPDPLDGGLILQRFGLTESLVGVSHDIEPVPELATDWTSDDSARHWEFSLREGVTFHDGTTMDADAVVRSLQRAVNSPAFAEIPIDDVRASDHLTVTVETASPLVSLPAHLTRPKTAILSPAAYEDGNVSAVIGTGPLKVQSWEGATIINAVRNEEYYGAIPAVESVRYETITDDQTRRLKLENGDLEMARILSLSDVDPLETAADIDVEAYQIPRCRFLVFDTTTTPFDEIPVRQAINYAIDTNTIVETVLEGVGKAAVGPFPDSVERWHNPDLDGYAYDPETARTLLSEAGWTNDSQGDVRTRDGTELSIELLAYNERPRLPLMGEVIQSQLGEIGIDVELSVFEYATMMEQTKQDAFDCYLMSLSMLWYPDPERLSDMYHSEQSTLEHGYENQTVDTLLETARATMDYETRKQKYDEVQAITLREAPTALLTYYTNVVATSAGLDGYQPHPTESDYGVESITLPEA